Proteins found in one Streptomyces sp. NBC_00461 genomic segment:
- the hflX gene encoding GTPase HflX translates to MTSSSSPSQDQDTERFAHTYPEGLRADALMEEDVAWSHEIDGERDGDQFDRSERAALRRVAGLSTELEDVTEVEYRQLRLERVVLVGVWTTGTAQDSENSLAELAALAETAGALVLDGVIQRRDKPDAATYIGSGKATELRDIVIETGADTVICDGELSPGQLIHLEDVVKVKVIDRTALILDIFAQHAKSREGKAQVALAQMQYMLPRLRGWGQSLSRQMGGGKGGGLATRGPGETKIETDRRRIREKMAKMRREIAEMKTGREIKRQERKRNRVPSVAIAGYTNAGKSSLLNRLTGAGVLVENALFATLDPTVRRAETPSGRLYTLADTVGFVRHLPHHLVEAFRSTMEEVGESDLILHVVDGSHPAPEEQLAAVREVIRDVGATGVPEIVVINKADAADPLTLQRLMRIEKRSIAVSARTGQGIAQLLALIDNELPRPSVEIEALVPYTHGKLVARAHDEGEVLSEEHTPEGTLLKVRVHEELAADLAPYVPAPLA, encoded by the coding sequence ATGACCTCCTCTTCATCCCCTTCCCAGGACCAGGACACTGAGCGCTTCGCGCACACCTACCCCGAAGGTCTTCGGGCCGATGCCCTGATGGAAGAGGACGTCGCCTGGAGCCACGAGATCGACGGAGAGCGGGACGGCGACCAGTTCGACCGCTCCGAGCGCGCGGCCCTGCGCCGCGTGGCGGGCCTCTCCACCGAACTCGAGGACGTCACCGAGGTCGAGTACCGCCAGCTCCGTCTGGAGCGGGTCGTGCTCGTCGGCGTCTGGACCACGGGGACCGCACAGGACTCGGAGAACTCCCTCGCGGAGCTCGCCGCCCTCGCGGAGACCGCGGGCGCGCTGGTGCTCGACGGCGTGATCCAGCGCCGCGACAAGCCCGACGCGGCCACCTACATCGGTTCCGGCAAGGCCACCGAGCTGCGGGACATCGTCATCGAAACGGGCGCGGACACCGTCATCTGCGACGGTGAGCTCAGCCCGGGTCAGCTCATCCACCTCGAAGACGTCGTCAAGGTCAAGGTCATCGACCGTACGGCCCTGATCCTCGACATCTTCGCCCAGCACGCCAAGTCCCGAGAGGGCAAGGCGCAGGTGGCGCTCGCGCAGATGCAGTACATGCTGCCCAGGCTGCGCGGCTGGGGTCAGTCGCTGTCCCGTCAGATGGGCGGCGGCAAGGGCGGCGGCCTCGCCACCCGTGGTCCCGGTGAGACCAAGATCGAGACGGACCGGCGACGGATCCGCGAGAAGATGGCGAAGATGCGCCGGGAGATCGCGGAGATGAAGACCGGCCGCGAGATCAAGCGCCAGGAGCGCAAGCGCAACAGGGTGCCGTCCGTCGCCATCGCGGGCTACACCAACGCCGGCAAGTCCTCGCTGCTCAACCGCCTCACGGGCGCGGGCGTCCTGGTCGAGAACGCCCTGTTCGCGACCCTGGACCCGACCGTCCGCCGCGCGGAGACCCCGAGCGGCCGCCTGTACACACTGGCGGACACCGTCGGCTTTGTACGGCACCTGCCGCACCACCTGGTCGAGGCGTTCCGCTCCACCATGGAGGAGGTCGGCGAGTCCGACCTGATCCTGCACGTGGTGGACGGCTCGCACCCGGCCCCGGAGGAGCAGCTGGCCGCCGTGCGCGAGGTGATCAGGGACGTCGGCGCCACCGGCGTACCCGAGATCGTCGTGATCAACAAGGCGGACGCGGCGGACCCGTTGACGCTGCAGCGGCTCATGCGGATCGAGAAGCGTTCCATCGCGGTCTCGGCCCGTACCGGCCAGGGCATCGCGCAACTGCTCGCGCTCATCGACAATGAGCTGCCCAGGCCGTCGGTCGAGATCGAGGCGCTCGTGCCGTACACCCACGGCAAGCTGGTCGCACGCGCCCATGACGAGGGCGAGGTGCTGTCCGAGGAGCACACCCCGGAGGGCACCCTGCTCAAGGTCCGGGTGCACGAGGAACTGGCGGCCGACCTCGCGCCGTACGTTCCGGCGCCGCTCGCCTGA
- a CDS encoding trypsin-like serine peptidase → MRSTRTPAASRRGRRTALVATGLAAALALTATACNSGDDTASDKPDAASSQASASGDGKIKVPADIASKLKDHGIDVDQWAKGGWKNWDKDKWLREAKDFANPVIKGLWKPERMKSAKEANKTVSTKDAAADQGVSDPDPARVEATAEKTPYHQHAALVGKVFFDSPEGSMVCSGTVIKDVNHPGRSNLVWTAGHCVHAGENGGWYRNITFVPAYNDLGKSESELSSADSSQIAPYGQWWADWVSTSSQWIKGGSETGGAGAAYDYSILHVKPEQGSKSLEETVGAALDVDFSAPSATEVSQMGAWGYPQAPPYSGLKMFKCIDRPGRLSLSTSLPTMYRIGCSMTGGSSGGGWFRVVNGKTELVSNTSIGPSDNTWLAGPQLGRNAEALYENMSKTYGGQ, encoded by the coding sequence ATGCGTTCCACACGTACGCCCGCCGCGTCACGGCGCGGGCGGCGCACCGCGCTCGTCGCCACCGGCCTCGCCGCCGCCCTGGCGCTGACCGCCACCGCCTGCAACTCGGGTGACGACACGGCGAGCGACAAGCCCGACGCCGCCTCGTCCCAGGCGTCCGCCTCCGGCGACGGCAAGATCAAGGTCCCGGCCGACATCGCGAGCAAGCTCAAGGACCACGGCATCGACGTCGACCAGTGGGCCAAGGGTGGCTGGAAGAACTGGGACAAGGACAAATGGCTTCGTGAAGCCAAGGACTTCGCCAACCCGGTGATCAAGGGCCTGTGGAAGCCGGAGCGGATGAAGTCCGCGAAGGAGGCCAACAAGACGGTCTCGACGAAGGACGCGGCCGCCGACCAGGGCGTGAGCGACCCGGATCCGGCCCGTGTCGAGGCAACGGCGGAGAAGACGCCGTACCACCAGCACGCCGCCCTGGTCGGCAAGGTCTTCTTCGACTCCCCCGAGGGCTCGATGGTCTGCTCGGGCACGGTCATCAAGGACGTGAACCACCCGGGCAGGTCGAACCTCGTGTGGACGGCCGGCCACTGCGTGCACGCCGGCGAGAACGGCGGCTGGTACCGCAACATCACCTTCGTGCCGGCCTACAACGACCTCGGCAAGTCGGAGTCCGAGCTGAGCAGCGCCGACAGCTCGCAGATCGCTCCGTACGGCCAGTGGTGGGCGGACTGGGTCTCGACCTCCAGCCAGTGGATCAAGGGCGGCTCGGAGACGGGTGGCGCGGGTGCCGCGTACGACTACTCGATCCTGCACGTGAAGCCGGAGCAGGGCTCCAAGTCTCTGGAAGAGACGGTCGGTGCGGCGCTCGACGTCGACTTCTCCGCGCCGTCCGCGACCGAGGTGAGCCAGATGGGCGCCTGGGGCTACCCGCAGGCTCCGCCGTACAGCGGTCTGAAGATGTTCAAGTGCATCGACAGGCCGGGTCGGCTCTCGCTGAGCACGTCGCTGCCGACGATGTACCGCATCGGCTGCAGCATGACCGGCGGCTCGTCCGGTGGCGGCTGGTTCCGTGTGGTCAACGGCAAGACCGAACTGGTGTCGAACACGTCGATCGGCCCGTCCGACAACACCTGGCTCGCGGGCCCGCAGCTCGGCAGGAACGCCGAAGCGCTCTACGAGAACATGAGCAAGACCTACGGCGGTCAGTGA
- a CDS encoding trypsin-like serine peptidase, translating into MRSIRPLITVRQGRGARSRTSPVLAAVALASALALTATACNSGDTKADGQASASATDGASPGDGKIKIPDDIRNKLKEHGIDIDKWKKGAWKNWDKDDWLREADDFVNPIIKGLWNPDRMREANDPDKGVDDNDLSGDQGVTDPTPAPVDAKAVAPTYHANAATAGKVFFDSPEGTMVCSATVVEDPAHPGKSNLVWTAGHCVHAGKNGGWYRNIAFVPSYNDSGKTAAQLQNATKEEAAPYGVWWGDWAQTSAQWIEQGGETGGNGASYDYAVIHVTPEKGGNGKSLEEMVGSALPVDFNAPAVPKVAGITATGYPAAAPFDGQKLYQCTDKPGRLSINASDPTMYRIGCTMTGGSSGGGWVAAGSDGKPALVSNTSIGPVSSGWLAGPRLGDVAKGVYDSVSKKFAGR; encoded by the coding sequence ATGCGATCCATACGGCCGTTGATCACCGTTCGCCAGGGAAGGGGTGCCCGCAGCAGAACCTCCCCCGTTCTTGCCGCCGTTGCCCTCGCGTCGGCGCTGGCGCTCACCGCCACCGCCTGCAACTCGGGCGACACCAAGGCCGACGGCCAGGCGTCCGCCTCCGCCACCGACGGGGCGAGCCCCGGCGACGGCAAGATCAAGATCCCGGACGACATCAGGAACAAGCTCAAAGAGCACGGGATCGACATCGACAAGTGGAAGAAAGGGGCTTGGAAGAACTGGGACAAGGACGACTGGCTGCGCGAGGCCGACGACTTCGTCAACCCGATCATCAAGGGTCTGTGGAACCCGGACCGGATGCGGGAGGCCAACGACCCGGACAAGGGCGTCGACGACAACGACCTCTCCGGTGACCAGGGCGTGACCGACCCGACGCCGGCGCCGGTGGACGCGAAGGCCGTGGCGCCTACGTACCACGCCAACGCGGCGACCGCCGGCAAGGTCTTCTTCGACTCCCCCGAAGGCACGATGGTCTGCTCGGCGACGGTCGTGGAGGACCCGGCCCACCCCGGCAAGTCGAACCTCGTGTGGACGGCGGGCCACTGCGTGCACGCCGGCAAGAACGGCGGCTGGTACCGCAACATCGCGTTCGTGCCGTCGTACAACGACTCGGGCAAGACGGCCGCCCAGTTGCAGAACGCCACCAAGGAGGAGGCCGCTCCGTACGGCGTCTGGTGGGGCGACTGGGCGCAGACCTCGGCCCAGTGGATCGAGCAGGGTGGTGAGACGGGCGGCAATGGTGCCTCGTACGACTACGCCGTCATCCATGTGACGCCGGAGAAGGGTGGCAACGGCAAGTCGCTGGAGGAGATGGTCGGTTCCGCGCTGCCCGTCGACTTCAACGCGCCGGCCGTGCCGAAGGTTGCCGGCATCACCGCGACCGGCTATCCGGCCGCCGCGCCGTTCGACGGCCAGAAGCTGTACCAGTGCACCGACAAACCGGGCCGACTGTCGATCAACGCCTCGGACCCGACGATGTACCGCATCGGCTGCACGATGACCGGTGGTTCGTCCGGTGGCGGCTGGGTGGCGGCCGGATCGGACGGCAAGCCTGCGCTCGTGTCCAACACCTCGATCGGCCCGGTGAGTTCGGGCTGGCTGGCAGGCCCGCGCCTGGGTGATGTGGCCAAGGGCGTGTACGACTCGGTGAGCAAGAAGTTCGCGGGCCGGTGA
- a CDS encoding diaminobutyrate--2-oxoglutarate transaminase family protein, which yields MSATARAVHEGILRRQSARESAARTYARALPIVPVRARGLTIEGADGRRYLDCLSGAGTLALGHNHPVVLEAIRKVLDSGAPLHVLDLATPVKDAFVTELFHTLPPGLADHARVQFCGPAGTDAVEAALKLVRTATGRAGIMAFTGAYHGMTAGALEASGDASHTLVARLPYPQDYRCPLGIGGPQGAELAARWTESVLDDPKSGVPHPAGMILEPVQGEGGVIPAPDAWMRRMREITATRSVPLIADEVQTGVGRTGAFWAVEHSGITPDVMVLSKAIGGSLPLAVVVYHEDLDVWEPGTHAGTFRGNQLAMAAGTATLIYVRENRLAERAATLGSRMLNQLAALAGEFSCIGEVRGRGLMIGVEFVGGEGGGGAHSSAPEPGGVLDGGVTPAGKRGPSADGPRPAAPELAAAVQRECLRRGLIVELGGRHASVVRLLPPLTISDEQAAAVLDRLADAVETAARELGSGRAKAGATTGVGAHL from the coding sequence GTGTCCGCGACGGCGCGGGCCGTGCACGAGGGGATCCTCCGGCGCCAGTCGGCGCGCGAATCGGCGGCGCGCACCTATGCGCGCGCCCTGCCGATCGTGCCCGTGCGGGCCCGGGGACTGACCATCGAGGGTGCCGACGGGCGCCGCTACCTCGACTGCCTCTCCGGCGCCGGGACGCTCGCCCTGGGTCACAATCACCCCGTCGTGCTGGAGGCCATCCGGAAGGTCCTCGACTCGGGTGCACCGCTGCACGTCCTCGACCTGGCGACACCCGTCAAGGACGCCTTCGTCACCGAGCTGTTCCACACCCTGCCGCCCGGACTCGCCGACCACGCGCGCGTGCAGTTCTGCGGACCGGCGGGAACCGACGCCGTGGAGGCGGCGCTCAAGCTGGTCCGCACCGCGACCGGCCGAGCCGGAATCATGGCCTTCACCGGCGCCTATCACGGTATGACCGCCGGAGCGCTCGAAGCATCCGGGGACGCCTCACACACGCTGGTCGCGCGCCTGCCCTATCCGCAGGACTACCGCTGCCCGTTAGGCATCGGCGGCCCACAGGGTGCCGAACTCGCCGCCCGCTGGACCGAGTCCGTCCTCGACGACCCCAAGTCGGGTGTGCCGCACCCGGCCGGCATGATCCTCGAACCCGTCCAGGGCGAGGGCGGGGTGATTCCCGCGCCGGACGCGTGGATGCGGCGCATGCGGGAGATCACGGCGACCCGCTCCGTCCCGCTGATCGCCGACGAAGTCCAGACGGGAGTCGGACGTACGGGCGCCTTCTGGGCGGTGGAGCACAGCGGCATCACCCCCGACGTGATGGTGCTCTCCAAGGCCATCGGCGGCAGCCTTCCCCTTGCCGTGGTGGTCTACCACGAGGACCTCGACGTCTGGGAACCCGGCACCCACGCAGGCACCTTCCGCGGCAACCAACTCGCCATGGCCGCAGGCACGGCCACCCTGATCTACGTCCGCGAAAACCGCCTGGCCGAACGAGCGGCAACCCTCGGCTCTCGCATGCTCAACCAACTCGCAGCCCTGGCAGGAGAGTTCTCGTGCATCGGGGAAGTGCGAGGGCGGGGGCTGATGATCGGGGTCGAGTTCGTGGGCGGGGAAGGAGGCGGTGGGGCCCATTCGTCGGCACCTGAGCCAGGTGGGGTTCTTGACGGCGGGGTGACTCCGGCAGGGAAGCGGGGTCCCAGCGCGGACGGCCCGCGCCCCGCTGCTCCCGAACTCGCCGCCGCCGTCCAACGGGAGTGCCTGCGACGTGGCTTGATCGTCGAGCTGGGCGGCCGACATGCGAGCGTCGTGCGGCTCCTCCCACCACTGACGATCAGCGACGAACAGGCGGCAGCGGTACTCGACCGACTGGCCGACGCGGTGGAGACGGCAGCCCGCGAGCTCGGGAGCGGTCGGGCGAAGGCCGGCGCGACAACTGGCGTAGGTGCGCACTTATAG
- a CDS encoding IucA/IucC family protein, giving the protein MREAGVQAPDDGTLRIPLPASGTALLAPVHYWSPTGWHRFGLPSLANAPEQSPSADAVTVAALLARETPERGHGTAALPEALGAATGLGSGLPLASSGSVTIAESTAPAPGPAPMTGPRPAPGAEPAMTAGTPPWTLAPGPAATAGAPFPAASMSASPARPPSTAATPAFTPTPTSTPDLVVRVADSLRRTVTFIHERRQCPSDGPDLFLAAEQALVLGHPLHPTPKSREGLSEAEACLYSPELRGSFPLNWLAVAPSLLATDSSWTERGRRVPAPQLMARLAETEPARPDGYALLPVHPWQLRDACQRPETAALFDAGLLRDLGTHGSPWHPTSSVRTVYRSGSPAMLKLSLGLRITNSRRENLRKELHRGVEVHCLLRSGLSEQWRAAHPGFDIVRDPAWLAVDTPEGNPVSGLDVMIRHNPFSPSDDVSCVAGLVSPRPQAHAQKQAHAQAQTGSSTPAGMARHHPKSASQPLCSRLAMVVTRLAGRTGRPREAVAAEWFLRYLQQVVRPVLWLDAEAGIALEAHQQNTLVLLDADGWPAGGRYRDNQGYYFRESRRAELSERLPSIGERSDTFVSDEVTDERFAYYLAINNVLGLIGAFGSQRLADERLLLAAFRRFLSDIASGPARLHTSLPAHLLDSPVLRCKANLLTRLHGLDELVGPVDTQSVYVTIANPLHS; this is encoded by the coding sequence GTGCGCGAAGCCGGCGTCCAGGCTCCCGACGACGGCACACTCCGCATCCCCCTGCCAGCCAGTGGCACTGCCCTCCTCGCCCCGGTCCACTACTGGTCCCCGACGGGATGGCACCGCTTCGGCCTCCCGTCCCTCGCCAACGCACCCGAGCAATCCCCGTCGGCCGACGCGGTCACAGTCGCCGCACTACTCGCCAGGGAGACCCCCGAACGCGGGCACGGCACCGCGGCCCTACCTGAGGCTCTCGGTGCTGCAACTGGGCTTGGCAGCGGCTTGCCCCTTGCCTCCTCGGGTTCTGTGACGATCGCCGAATCAACGGCTCCTGCCCCAGGTCCCGCGCCTATGACCGGGCCGCGGCCGGCTCCGGGTGCGGAGCCCGCGATGACAGCGGGCACGCCGCCATGGACGCTCGCCCCGGGACCTGCGGCAACGGCAGGCGCTCCGTTTCCTGCTGCCTCCATGTCCGCCTCGCCGGCTCGTCCGCCATCGACTGCTGCCACCCCGGCATTCACCCCCACCCCCACCTCCACCCCCGACCTCGTTGTCCGCGTCGCCGACTCTCTCCGTCGCACCGTCACCTTCATTCACGAGCGCCGCCAGTGCCCCTCCGACGGCCCCGACCTCTTCCTCGCGGCCGAGCAGGCACTCGTACTCGGGCATCCACTGCACCCCACTCCGAAGAGCCGCGAAGGTCTCTCCGAGGCCGAAGCGTGCCTGTACTCACCGGAGTTGCGCGGCTCCTTCCCTCTGAACTGGCTCGCGGTCGCTCCCTCCTTGCTCGCCACGGACTCTTCCTGGACCGAGCGCGGTCGCCGTGTTCCCGCGCCACAACTCATGGCACGGCTCGCCGAAACCGAGCCGGCCCGGCCCGACGGCTACGCCCTCTTGCCCGTGCACCCCTGGCAGCTACGCGATGCCTGCCAACGCCCCGAGACCGCGGCCCTGTTCGACGCCGGGCTCCTCCGCGACCTCGGCACGCATGGCTCCCCATGGCACCCCACCTCCTCCGTACGCACCGTCTATCGGTCCGGCTCCCCGGCCATGCTCAAGCTGTCTTTGGGCCTGCGGATCACCAACTCCCGCCGCGAGAACCTCCGCAAGGAACTGCATCGCGGCGTCGAGGTCCACTGCCTCCTGCGCAGCGGACTGTCCGAGCAGTGGCGGGCCGCCCACCCGGGGTTCGACATCGTCCGCGACCCGGCCTGGCTGGCGGTCGACACACCCGAGGGCAACCCCGTATCCGGACTCGACGTGATGATCCGGCACAACCCGTTCAGCCCGTCGGACGACGTCTCCTGCGTGGCAGGGCTCGTCTCGCCCCGGCCACAGGCACATGCACAGAAGCAGGCACACGCGCAGGCACAAACAGGCAGCAGCACCCCAGCGGGCATGGCGCGCCACCATCCGAAGTCGGCTTCGCAGCCCCTGTGCTCACGACTGGCCATGGTCGTCACGCGCCTTGCCGGTCGAACCGGTCGTCCTCGTGAGGCCGTTGCCGCCGAGTGGTTCCTGCGCTATCTGCAGCAGGTCGTCCGGCCCGTGCTGTGGCTGGACGCGGAGGCGGGGATCGCCCTGGAAGCCCACCAGCAGAACACGCTGGTCCTGCTGGACGCCGACGGCTGGCCTGCGGGCGGCCGCTACCGCGACAACCAGGGCTACTACTTCCGCGAGTCCAGGCGCGCGGAACTCTCCGAGCGACTGCCCAGTATCGGTGAGCGCAGCGACACCTTCGTGTCCGACGAGGTCACCGACGAGCGTTTCGCCTACTACCTGGCGATCAACAACGTGCTCGGCCTCATCGGCGCCTTCGGTTCCCAGCGTCTCGCCGACGAACGGCTGCTGCTCGCCGCCTTCCGCCGTTTCCTCAGCGACATTGCCTCCGGACCCGCCCGGCTGCACACCTCACTCCCAGCCCACCTGCTGGACTCACCGGTCCTGCGCTGCAAGGCCAATCTGCTGACCCGGCTGCACGGCCTCGACGAACTCGTCGGCCCGGTCGACACCCAGTCCGTCTACGTCACCATCGCGAACCCCCTCCACTCCTGA
- a CDS encoding GNAT family N-acetyltransferase → MPPTDASAHAATAPSTDTGADTSPRTADCGTGLGTDSEDTLDLRLPDELVALFAAEADPGEAPSRREAMTSPIPPGTVAVDDLLDRVAGWGPVVTPVGMFHLVPVRVERDLPLISRWMNDPAVAEFWDLSGPQTVTESHLQAQLSGDGRSVPCLGVLEGRPMSYWEIYRADLDPLARHYPARPHDTGIHLLIGGVADRGRKLGSTLLRAVADLALDKRPACARVIAEPDLRNTPSIAAFLSAGFRFSAEVDLPAKRAAFMVRDRSLRNLL, encoded by the coding sequence GTGCCTCCCACCGACGCCAGCGCACACGCAGCCACCGCCCCCAGCACCGACACGGGCGCGGATACGAGCCCCCGTACGGCTGACTGCGGTACCGGCCTGGGCACGGACAGCGAGGACACGCTGGATCTGCGTCTGCCGGACGAGCTGGTTGCGCTCTTCGCAGCGGAGGCCGACCCAGGCGAGGCACCGAGTCGGCGCGAAGCCATGACTTCGCCCATCCCTCCGGGCACCGTGGCCGTCGACGACCTCCTCGACCGTGTCGCCGGTTGGGGGCCGGTCGTCACGCCCGTGGGCATGTTCCACCTTGTCCCCGTGCGCGTAGAGCGAGACCTGCCGCTGATCAGCCGCTGGATGAACGACCCTGCCGTAGCGGAGTTCTGGGACCTGTCCGGCCCACAGACCGTGACCGAGAGCCACCTGCAGGCCCAGCTGTCCGGTGACGGACGGAGCGTGCCCTGCCTCGGAGTGCTGGAGGGCAGACCCATGAGCTACTGGGAGATCTACCGGGCAGATCTCGACCCACTGGCCCGCCACTATCCCGCTCGACCTCACGACACCGGAATCCACCTCCTCATCGGCGGTGTCGCCGACCGTGGCCGCAAGCTCGGCAGCACCCTGCTCAGAGCCGTGGCCGACCTCGCGCTCGACAAGCGGCCTGCCTGCGCACGCGTCATCGCGGAACCCGACCTTCGCAACACCCCCTCCATCGCTGCCTTTCTGAGCGCCGGCTTCCGGTTCTCCGCCGAGGTCGACCTGCCCGCCAAACGGGCCGCCTTCATGGTCCGAGACCGGTCCCTGCGTAATCTGCTGTGA
- a CDS encoding ATP-dependent DNA helicase, protein MTKPSLPELLHAAVTAVGGTERPGQVTMAEAVAEAIDDGSHLLVQAGTGTGKSLGYLVPALAHGERVVVATATLALQRQLVERDLPRTVEALHPLLRRRPEFAMLKGRSNYLCLHRLHEGVPQDEEEGLFDQFEAAAPTSKLGQDLLRLREWSDETETGDRDNLTPGVSDRAWAQVSVSSRECLGATKCAYGAECFAEMARERAKLAEVVVTNHALLAIDAIEGAPVLPQHEVLIVDEAHELVSRVTGVATGELTPGQVNRAVRRAAKLVNEKAADQLQTAAEGFERLMELALPGRLEEIPEDLGYALMALRDACRTVISGIGATRDKSVQDEDAVRKQALASVESVHDVAERITNGSEWDVVWYERHDRFGASLRVAPMSVSGLLREKLFADRSVVLTSATLKLGGDFNGVGASLGLGPEGTEGEDLPQWKSADVGSPFDYPKQGILYVAKHLSRPARDGDRADMLDELTELIQAAGGRTLGLFSSMRAAQLAAEELRSRIPEFPILLQGEETLGELIKNFAADPKTCLFGTLSLWQGVDVPGSSCQLVVMDKIPFPRPDDPLMSARQKAVEDAGGNGFMAVAATHAALLMAQGAGRLVRASGDRGVVAVLDQRLATARYGSYLKASLPEFWYTTDRNQVRKSLAAIDATAKKTEAE, encoded by the coding sequence ATGACGAAGCCCTCACTCCCCGAACTCCTGCATGCTGCCGTCACTGCCGTTGGCGGTACGGAGCGCCCCGGCCAGGTGACCATGGCCGAAGCCGTCGCGGAGGCGATCGACGACGGTTCCCATCTGCTGGTCCAGGCCGGCACCGGCACCGGAAAGTCGCTGGGCTATCTCGTGCCCGCGCTCGCGCACGGGGAGCGTGTCGTCGTCGCGACGGCCACCCTCGCGCTGCAGCGCCAGCTCGTCGAGCGGGACCTGCCGCGCACCGTCGAGGCATTGCACCCCTTGCTGCGCCGCCGCCCGGAGTTCGCGATGCTGAAGGGCAGATCGAACTACCTCTGCCTGCACCGTCTCCACGAGGGCGTCCCGCAGGACGAGGAGGAGGGACTCTTCGACCAGTTCGAGGCAGCCGCGCCCACCAGCAAGCTGGGTCAGGACCTGCTGCGGCTGCGCGAATGGTCCGACGAGACCGAGACAGGGGACCGCGACAACCTCACGCCCGGAGTGTCCGACCGCGCGTGGGCGCAGGTGTCGGTCTCCTCCCGGGAGTGTCTGGGCGCCACGAAATGCGCATACGGCGCCGAGTGCTTCGCCGAGATGGCCCGCGAGCGTGCCAAGCTCGCAGAGGTCGTCGTCACCAACCACGCGCTGCTCGCGATCGACGCCATCGAAGGCGCCCCGGTCCTGCCGCAGCACGAGGTACTGATCGTCGACGAGGCACACGAGCTGGTCTCCCGCGTCACCGGAGTGGCCACGGGCGAACTCACGCCCGGCCAGGTCAACAGAGCCGTGCGCCGCGCGGCGAAGCTCGTCAACGAGAAGGCCGCCGACCAGCTCCAGACCGCCGCCGAGGGCTTCGAGCGGCTGATGGAGCTGGCTCTGCCGGGCCGCCTGGAGGAGATCCCGGAGGACCTCGGGTACGCGCTCATGGCGCTGCGCGACGCCTGCCGAACGGTGATCTCCGGGATCGGCGCGACCCGCGACAAGTCCGTCCAGGACGAGGACGCGGTCCGCAAGCAGGCACTGGCGTCCGTGGAGTCAGTGCACGACGTGGCGGAACGGATCACCAACGGCTCCGAGTGGGACGTCGTCTGGTACGAGCGCCACGACCGCTTCGGTGCCTCCCTGCGCGTCGCCCCCATGTCCGTGTCGGGCCTGCTCCGGGAGAAGCTCTTCGCAGACCGCTCCGTGGTCCTGACCTCAGCAACGCTGAAGCTGGGCGGCGACTTCAACGGCGTCGGCGCCTCCCTCGGACTCGGTCCGGAAGGCACGGAGGGCGAGGACCTGCCGCAGTGGAAGAGCGCCGACGTCGGCTCGCCCTTCGACTACCCCAAGCAGGGCATCCTCTACGTCGCAAAGCATCTGTCGCGGCCCGCGCGGGACGGCGACCGCGCGGACATGCTGGACGAGCTGACGGAGTTGATCCAGGCAGCGGGCGGCCGCACCCTCGGCCTCTTCTCCTCCATGCGGGCCGCGCAGCTCGCCGCCGAGGAACTGCGCTCCAGGATCCCGGAGTTCCCGATCCTCCTCCAGGGCGAGGAGACGCTCGGCGAGCTGATCAAGAACTTCGCCGCCGACCCCAAGACCTGCCTGTTCGGCACCTTGTCGCTCTGGCAGGGTGTCGATGTCCCGGGCTCCAGCTGTCAGCTGGTGGTCATGGACAAGATTCCGTTCCCGCGCCCGGACGACCCTCTGATGAGCGCCCGCCAGAAGGCGGTGGAAGACGCGGGAGGCAACGGCTTCATGGCGGTCGCCGCCACGCACGCCGCGCTCCTCATGGCCCAGGGCGCCGGCCGCCTCGTACGGGCGTCGGGTGACCGCGGCGTGGTCGCCGTACTGGACCAGCGACTGGCCACCGCCCGCTACGGAAGCTATCTGAAGGCGTCACTGCCGGAGTTCTGGTACACGACGGACCGCAACCAGGTCCGCAAGTCGCTGGCGGCGATCGACGCGACGGCGAAGAAGACAGAGGCGGAATGA